In Synchiropus splendidus isolate RoL2022-P1 chromosome 11, RoL_Sspl_1.0, whole genome shotgun sequence, the DNA window tgaattgcccacctctggtgtagACAGAGCTGTCGCCTTCTTCCTTGTCCTGCTGAGTGTGCTGTGCAAACAAGTTccggaacactactgccacctgccgcCCTATTGAACTTATTAttccaaataataaaaatttaTTGAATTATGCAAACAGAGAATAAAATGTCACTATTATTGGGTTAGAAATATAAGTGTAAATAAGTGGTTTTGTTCAagtcttttgtgtgttttcactcaCAACTGCCTCTCCCTGTCTCCCCCGTCTCCTAGACAACATTTCCAGTGTCGCCTTCTTTGGCCACTGGCTCCAGCATGGCGTTCAGTCCCTATCTGAGCCACATAGGTCCAGGTATGGGCTTGATGCCTGAGCTGCTGCCCAGCACCCCCCTCCTGGTTCCTGGTAGTCCCACAAGTCTGGCATCCATTGGAAACGGCACAGCAACACAGAAGCATGTGCGCTCAGACAAGCtggaggtttgtgtgtgtgtgtgtgtgtgtgttgcacttctatgtttggctgCGGTCTGATAAAGCTGACAGTTAATCACGGCCCATGCTGGCTTTCACCAGGTTTGTAGAGAATTCCAGCGGGGCAACTGCTCCCGGGGTGAGAGTGACTGCCGCTACGCTCACCCCCTGGAGGCTGGCATGGTGGACTGCAGTGAGAACTCCGTCATCGTCTGCATGGACTACATCAAGGGGCGCTGCAGTCGAGACAAGTGCAAGTACTTCCATCCGCCCGCCCACCTGCAGGCCCGGATCAAGGCTTCGCAGCACCAAGCCAATCAGAACTCAGCGCCTGCTGCCTTGGTGAGTCCTGAGACTGCACATCCTTTTCACATCACACCCGATGCACAGCATGCGTGGGCTCTTACGGCCGTGTTGCTCTTTGTAATTCCCTCTCTGTGTTCCAAGTCTCTACCACCAGGAGCTGTGCAGCAGCTACCAAAGAGGCAGCTCCTAGAGAAGAGTAACGGAGCTCCTGCCACCATCTTTAACCCCAATATGTTCCACTACCAGCAAGCTCTGGCCAGCAtgcagctccagcagccagCCTTCATCCCCACTGGTGAGTCTAGGTGGACTTCCATCTGAATACAGTTTGCGCCCATGATGTGTGTGCGAGTGCAGGGTTGATATGGTGACAGTGAGGATGTGCTGATGGACAGGTGACGTTAAAGAGACGTCTCCCGCGACTATGATGTCTGCTGATGATTTGGAGATTTGGAGCCAGAGTaaggaggaggctgaggaaaAGCATTACAGGTGGAGATTTGAATAAAGGAGCAGAAATGTGGGGAGTGTATGCGGTGAGAACAGAGGGATTTTGGGGGTAAGTTGTTCAGATTAATGGCGGTTTAGAAGAGAGGGCAGGGGTGATCTGGGACTGGCAAGAATCTACTGGATTCTAGTGCTGATATAAAGACAGATAGCAGCATTAGAAGTGGCACAAGGTTTTCTATGAGAGTGACTTGAAAGGACCAAATCAGAAGTGATTATATCTGAGGTCGTATGGCGAAGTAAAGGATGAAGGAAGGGAGGCCAGACTCCAATGGAAAGGAGCAACAGTGGGCATGTTGGAGGAAGAACCTTAGACACAAGGGAAAAGGACTATGGAGATTGATGGGTACAGTGTATGAGCAGATGAGGAGGATAGTTGTGTCATGAGAGGGCAGATAGGTTGGAAAGGGTTAGGTGGAGGAAGGTGACTTGCAGAGGCAGCTGAAACACGGTGCACATCGTGTGACTGGAATACAGTTAGTACATGTTAAACCATCTCAATGATTGTCATCTGATTACTTCCTCAGCAGACAGGCTTTTGTTTGCTCATTAGAGTGTTTGCTACTTAGTTTATTCCAATAAACAGCCATGATTTTTCCATAATCCGAGTCATTGTTTCGTGATTTCCACCCTTACTTGACTTGCTTTGCCTGCGGATGTTCACCAATATTGAGTTCTGCATTGCAGCTCAGCGCGACGCTCTGTCGCCTCCCTCTGGTGGTTAGAGCTACTACAACTTGGGATGAGCTCATCGTTCTTGGATTATTCTTTGCCCTGCAGCTTGACGCATTCCTTTTCAAAATagttgtctttttgtttgtttatataaCCACACAGTCTGGTTtggtcgtgtgtgtgtgggctggcAATGATTTATTGAAATCAGGTGGAGGTCACAATTTTTTTGTGACACTGTTTTGGATCCACAGTTTTCTATTCATCcttgtttgtttattcatgATTATTTCCATTGAACAATAATATATGGATGCTCAAGTCTGCTCATAAGCGTATACTGACTTGTCAGTCATATTTTcctcatgcatttattttttttattgattttatttgcaTGCTTTCTAGAATGACATATCACACGACCGACACCATGACTTCTGAACCTATACATTTCACCATGGTAACCATATCATTCCtgtccccccaccccctccctccTGCCTTCCCTCcctcattttgtcttttgtctgaCACGCCTGAATAAAAGTTCCCATGATGCACGGTGCCACCACCTCCACTGTTTCGTCGGCCTCGACCTCAATCACCAATGTTCCTTACGAATCGACCGCCTCCGATCAGGTTTGCTCTTCACTCCAgttgtttcactgtgtgtgtgtgtgtgtgtgtgtgtgtgtgtggtcgccATCATCATGGGTCTGAAGAGCAGTAATGTGGCCTGTGTCTGTCTCCACCTCCTGGCATCTCAACTGTCTCCGAATCACCTCTTTCCTCATTGTTTCACTGTTGCTGTGTGGACGATCACCTGACGTCAGCAATTCGGCTGTTTATAGTAGCAAGTTTGTCATGGAGATAATGTAAGAAAGTCTGGCACAGGCAAGGCTCCAGTCATATCGAACCCATTTATGTATCATGGTTTGTAACCTGAAATGTGAGGAAAGCTATATAAGTGATAAATTCTCTTTATGTTTTGATGCATTTCCCCTCAGAACcagtgatttattttgtgtgaaacagttgaaacatcctcatttttctttttgtgattGATGACTTTTAGAAATCTGTATCAGTATAACAATGCTGCAGATAACACTCTAATATTCCATATACATTTTCAGAggactgaaaacgtttttttttacaaatccaTGTCTCTTCCTTCCAGTAGACCCGTCAGAACTCCTGACTCCAGATCCGGTGGAGCTCCAGTGCGTTCCCATGGAAACCCACTACTGTCCCGTCCCCAAACTGCTGATGGCGGCTCCAGTGGCCGTAAATCCTCTAAGCCTTTCCAGAAACGCCACTTAAAAGTCAGAGAGATGTTTGCGCTGGCTGTGCCGTCGTCTCCCTGAAGGTGGCGAGACGTGCCTGACACACAGCGCACATGGGACCCGTCTGTCGGGGCGTCTGACTTTACGTcacgtgacacacacacagagctgaaTGTGGCGGACCTTACTCAGACTTGAACGACAGCCATACAATACAGACTCCTGCTCGCCAACACACGCGTCGAGACTTTCCTCGAAGGGATTGGAGCCATCTTTTCAAAACAAGGACGTTTAATGAACTCTAGTAATCGACATTCCTGCGACGTAATCCTGACTCATGACTTTCCGGCCACTGATGTACACGTCTGTTCTCCACATATCTTCGTGACACAGCAATGAGATCATTTGTTTGTGCCTTTATCAACTTAATGGGGAAAGATAAGCCCCTTTTATTGATTTGTCAAAACTCATTTAAGAGCTTTTAATTCCTGATGACGATATCAATTTAATGTAGTGTAGTAATGAAAAGATACATGATATATTACTAAACCCTTAACCTATTTAAAGTTATTTAACAATAATCCTTGCGTCTGTAACTAGTTTGACCTTGAGCTCTAGTTCAGGTCTGGAAGGGACTGGTGAACTGTTCAGGTCAAATTATGGTTCCGTGTtctgaaaacaataaataaggaAAGAAATCCAGCACTTATAGGACTTTGGTTTGTACAGATCCGATGGTCAACATGAATCAAGTGGTCGGAACAAACCATTATTATTGCAACATTTTCTCCTGTAATGATTATTTTTGGAAAATTGGTTTAGGAaatcacagagaaaaaaatagcaCTTGAACTCATCCAATTTTATCGGTGTGAAGTTGTTTTTAGGAATAAAGCAGTGTGGAATGGCATCAGGATGTGGGGTCCGATCCCCTCACTCCAGCCGACATGGTTGGGTTGAGACCAAAGTAGGTCCTCTAGTGGCAGCTGTGCTGTCTGAGTCGAGTACAACAGGGCTGAGAGAGTGGCTGTAGACTTGCCTTGTTGTCAAGTTCAAACACATTCTGTAATCTCTTTTGTAGTGTTTTGTACTTCAGAATGATGTCTCTGTTTAATAGAACTGGCTGATGCAGGTCCCCTCCGAACATGCCGATTATTCTCTTCATGAAATCACAACTCAGCTGATGCCTAACCAATTCAATGATCTCCAAGTGTGTTATCCAGGACAGTGTGTTTTCATCAGTGACCTCCTGATGGTGTCTCATGGGTTTATTTAGGAAAATCCTTTCTTAGAGTGAAACTGCGAGCTTTGATGTCACTATAGAAATGTCAAATTTAGCTACAGAGATCTGTGAAAGGAGTAAAGATGAATCAGCTTTAACATTAGTTTTGTCACCAATGGAATCAGGGATGTTTATCTGCTGCCTAAGGGTCAGTGACGGACAATAAAGAGAATCAGCTAAAGCTAACTAGGTGGTTCAGTTCATCCATCCAGTGATTCCTCCGACAGCCTTTTTCCTCTGGTCCCTTTATGAAGCAAGTGTGAAGCAATACTTCGTGGTTCAGGATGCAAGTCAACAAGGCCACCTTAAATGGCGCGTGTTATTCCAAAACTGACGGTTTGATGTGGCCCCTTTTGACCTTCTTTTGGCTTCATTCGGGTGGATTTCTTTACTCTCCTGGGTCCGATACAGAACGTCTTTCTGCCTTCACTGTTAACTGCAGAACACTTGACTGTTGAATTGTGCCTCATGTGAGCAGTGAAGCCACATTGCACACCCTCTGAACCAATCCACCGCCCCATTCTTTATTGTTCTCAAGGTTCTTCTGGCCTCCTCCTTCTCAGCTCTTTGAACATAGCGAATGTTTCCAGGCACATGATCCTTCCGCATGCCGACCAATAAATACATCCACATGCATTTGTCACCATGGGCACAAACAAGTGTTGTTTAATCTCATGCGCTGTATAAATTGCGATTATCACATGTACAACTTTAAAATAGAgatacattttttcttttacatggaAACAGCATGATGCTTTATACATAGCGATTTGTTTGTGCACATGATGGAGTCAACTATGATGGCAATAGTTGCTGTTGCTGTGGCAACTGAACTACAACATGGCTACCTTTTTATAATCATGATTGTGATTATTTTCTGCTGTGTTCTTGAATTAAGATACTCCAATAACTTATTCGGAAAGGGAATGTGTCGGTAGCTTGTCTTGTCGGTGATTCAATATTTTATAAGCGACTTGCCTGTACTATCCAAAGGTGGTTTCACTTATTTTGGTGGggattattttcatgtttttcctccTCGAACATTGTTGTAAGGCAACACAGTAATGGATTACGTCAGGCGGGGAAAGAGGTTGTTGGAGTGAAGTGCTGGGCTCCACCTGCGCGGAGCGGAGAGCTCTCATCATCCCTGTCACTGGTCTCCGTGGCGGCCCCTTCCTGCCCAGCTGTGCTGGGTGATGTCCATCCTTGCTGCCAGTTTACGAATGTTTGACGTTCACCTCGTTTGCACTTATGTACATAAATATGTCAAGAATAACTcaaaatttattttgaataaatatatatagaaaagGTTGATTAAAAATCCAATCAATGTCGATGAACGTTTTAGTGAAGACAAATGCCTTTTTCGTTGCTGTTTGCCAAGCTTAATGTTGCTGAGTTCTAAACATcaataattctgttttttttttcaatcctccTACCTGGAGGTTTTAAATCATATAtctatgataataataataatggaaactGTGAATAAAAACATCCATCTTTTTCTCCACAGTGCGGCGCCACCTACAGCACGTAGGAATCATTCTAGTCTTCTTATAAAACAAAATTCAAACTGGTTTAGCTCTTCATGAATTCTGGCACAGCTGATGCTTTCGGACACGTTGCCAAGAGACTGGTCCTGTGAGTGGCAGGACTGAGTCATGCCGATGAGTCAGTTCGCAGTTCTGCCGCTGTTGAATATTGACTTCAAATGTCTCAGCTCGAATGACCCAAAACAACAGTTTGTAGGAGGGTAAGGTCCGAAACACAACTCTGTCTCTGCGATAACTGGCGTGTGGCTTTTTACTGAGTTCATCTGAACGTAACATTCAGTGTCCGTGCCTCTGATCTCCAACAGGCCATTATGTTTCTCCTTtatcactcaaaaaaaaaaccaaacagcaCATTTATATGTTGTGTGTGAAATGTATCCCTTTACTCACAGTTGTGTGTTGAGGCTCTGAAATGTGGGTGCCGTCTCGACAGTGCTCTGCGTGAGAGAGGCATGGGGCCAAAGACTGTCCAGGACTAAGCCATATCAAACTGTTATCAGCGAGCATAACAGCCGCGTGTGTCGTTTCATTCATCCTCTGCCAGTGATagtgtctgtgctgctgtgcaACATTTCATTCGCAGTGTTGGCTATGATGAGTAAGTTACTGTGCCTCTATGACGAATTCTGTAACTTCTGTTTGACCTTTAATAAAACATCAGTCAGATCCTGTCGTCGCTTTTATCAGCTTCTCACACACCTTTCCTTTCTTAATATGTGGGGGCACCTTCTCAACactagatttattttattttctaactAAAAGAAAGACATGAATGGTGTGGCAGTGTGGAGCAGGTAACATTTGTGTTTTATCCTTGCATGACAGAGGTCACGCCGTCCCctcatatttgtgtttgtggtgtTCCTCCGCCCAACTTCATTGTTTCACAGTGTCAAGCCGCAGCAATAGCATTTTCTTCAGAAGTCAGACAATACACCTGCATATCAACATTGGGTCAaaaaacatctttatatttaaaGTTGGAAAAAGTGAGACATGGCCAGTTTAAtcatcaggaaaaaaatgatgaaaccaGGTCTCCTTTTTTGCATTAtgcaaaatatacatatatgaatTATGTATCACTTCACAACTTTGTGAGGCATGGaatgtgaattatttttttaatcttattatTGTggttagtattattatttttttacctgCCTTTTCATCATATGGTTCAAGAACctttcttgacaaaaaaaaacctcattgTGTAATCGTGATACATCATGTGGTCAGGACCTACACAAGACTCCATGATGATCGTGGGGAACGTGGGTTTggttggatttgtttttctttgcatttgtgaaaatgaaaactaaaaataaagttttgaaaaaaaaagttacacaaAAATACACAGGACAATCAattttaccttcaccttcaccttcttctgccgcttatccggggtcgggtcgcggaggcagcattcggagcaaggaagcccaaacttcccggtccgcacaaacctcctccagctcctcccgggggatcccgaggcgttcccaggccagaccggagacataatctctccagcgagtcctgggtcttccccggggtctcctcccggtaggacatgcccggaacacctccccagggaggcgtccagggggcatccggatcagatgcccgagccacctcagctggttcctctcgatgtggaggagcagcggctccaccccgagctcctcccggatgaccgaactcctcaccctatctctaagggtgcgcccagccaccctgcggaggaaactcatctcagctgcttgtatccgcgatctcatcctttcggtcactacccaaagctcgtgaccataggtgagggtgggaacgtagatcgatcggtaaatcgagagcttcgtcttgtgactcagctctctcttcaccacgacggtccgatacagcgaccgcatcactgctgccgctgcaccaacccgtctatcaatctcacgctccctttttccctcactcgagaacaagaccccgagatacttaaactccgccacttgaggcaagaactctccaccaacctggagagagcaaaccaccgtgttccggtcgagaaccatggcctcagacttggaggtgctgatcctcatcccggccgcttcacactcggctgcaaaccgacccagcgcatgctgaaggtcccggtccgatgaggccagcagaacaacatcgtccgcaaatagcagagatgaaattctgtggttcccgaaccggatcccctccgacccctggctacgcctagaaattctgtccataaaagtgatgaacagaaccggtgacaaagggcagccctggcggagaccaacatgcaccgggaacaggtctgatttccaaTCAATTTTATTGAagtcaaaataaacacagcgctttcacacacaacagcaacaacatacTGGACTAAAAGGCAACTTTAAACGttaaatcatttaaatacaGTGGGTTTAGATTCAGATAAATACCATTTGGAAATACCATTCACACCAGCAAGATATAATAAATACGATCATTGTGCCCCCTCACACCATGGTGCTTTTCACTCTTTGGAAAATCTGTTGGACTGTGAGTGCAGGGACACAACCTTCTCTCAAGATGGAGATGACGCCTGAGGGAAGACACATGTTACGTTAGAGCCACATCGGTTTCAGCACATTTGTAGTTCAACGTCACCTTCGTCTATCTTGAGGCAGTTGACCACAGTTGAACCCACGGCCTCCGTGGTCTCTCCATCACACAGAACTCCCTGGATTTTCTGACCCAGGCGACTGACAGAAGAGGCCTGAATCATTAGCCGGTCATCGTCAGTCATCATCTTGTCTGAACTCACTCGATGACCATGTGGTGGTGGGTGCTGTCTGCCTCCCCGCTGGGGTTGGCTGAGGTTATGGCCAGAGGTCCGGTGATGTCACACAGGAGTGCGGTCACTGTGTGGTCCGGGATCCGGATCATGATGCTGTCAGCCGTTCCCACGCGCTGGTAAGCGGCGCCGACACCTGCTCGGTCACATGTGATGAGacggctgctgcttctcagaGGGTCGACTAAGCGACTGATGCTCACCCAGGTTGAGGAGCCAGTCCCCCTTTCTGACGATGCAGCTGACGCCTCCAGGGTACACGCTCCTCATGAACTCCCAGAGCAGCGGACTGAAGGGAGGCTGGGCTGACTCCAGCTGCGCCACACTGGAGATGCAAATACAGATGGGCTTCTCCGCTGGTCGCTCCTGGGAGGTCAGGACAGAAGCTCTATCATAACCGATTTCCCTCACATGAAAAGGCAGGATTCGAAAGCCTACTTTAatgttgtaaatgtgttgtATGGCTGTGGGGTTCTTGCAGGAGGCAGCCAGAGCGTACACAGTGTCGGTGGGGACCCCACAAACACCACCCTCCTCCAGGATTTGAGCCACCTTCAGAAGGCCGCTGGTGAGTTTGGAGCTCACGACGACACAAGAGGCCTCAGCAGAAGACTCCTGCAGTGCTGCCTGAAATGAAGCGGATGAGGaagatggaaaacaaatggATGGCCTCATGACAGATGCTCAGGAAGGTACCTTCAGCAACGGAGAGCCCACAGGTATCAGCTTCTGTGAGAAGACTTGGTTCACCGTTGATGCCAGGGTCCCAAATACACAAGTTAAAGTGAAGAGTGCAAGGGAAGCCACTGTGGAGACAAGGAtgatattgtttatttaataaCGCTCATGAAGACATGCGTGCAAGTCACTTAGTTTAGCACTGAAGTTTGAAACATTCTCCTGAAACATCACTCAACTAAACAGAAAAAATATAGCTTTGATGTAGCTTTTACATCATGATTATTTTAACCCATTTCATACCAGTTAATCTAAAGTGCAGGATCATTATTTGCATTCATAAAATATGTAATATTTGGGTGATTTTTTAagtgtccttgttttgtttgttagttttgttcaGCATGTTTAAAATGCAACTCTCACTCTGCcatttgtttaatttaatttaatttaatttaatttaatttaatattcaatatttgatgtcacacttTAACAATTACTACAAATCCTCCTGGAATTACATCCATCAAGGAGgttatgtctgtctgtctgtgtggtgtggtgttttAAATGACCCTCTGACTTGACAAATGACTTCTTCTTCATCCATCTGATGTGCAAATGCCTTCTGGTACcatactgccacctgctgtcccactgagctcATTGCGGTCAATGGCATTTGAAAAATAGGTGTCACATCATACAGACAAAATAAATTTAAGGTagtaatataacaataatactatagtcataaaacagaaacCTTAATCGGGGTGTAaaggagctgcttggcagaggtctgtcaGTATTTATCTGTTCAAGTGGCTGCGGCCAGGGTTGGTGTTCAGAGTGGAGACTCACCTTCCAGCTGGGGCGGGAGTCTCTGCAGCGTTGAGAGCAGGAAGCACACCAGCAGAAGCTCCATCATCGTCGTCAGAAAGACCAGCACCAGGTTACGGTAGGCAGCTGAAGGCAAAAACAGCTGATCAGAGAGAGGAGACAAGGCTCTTTCACACCTCAGGAGAAAAGCATCCCACTAACCAATCAGAACCAGGAAGCCGTTGATGACCAGGAAGGCAGCCGCTCCTGCGGTGAGCTCATAACCTGAgcccagcagaagcaggtgaccTAGACAAGGGTTCCAAGATTATCGTCATGGAAAAAGGTGGCTTCATTGAGATCTTACCTGCAAACCTGAACCAGCTCCAAGTCGCCCACACTGCGACGTAAAAGGCTGAGATAACGGATGCGAACCGGCCTCCTCCAGTGGCTTGCAGTCGGCCGACGTAAGCTTGGATGATGACACCAGAGATGATCACCCACGGAAGAGTCAGGTGAAGAAAGGAAGAGTTgtcactggagctgctggagtggAGCGCAGAAAGAGCAGCCACGCCGTTGGTGAGGTAAAACAGGGCGTCAGATGTCCCACTCTGCTCCTCTGCCTTTTCAGATCCCCAACGAAAGGCTGCCAGGAGCCTGCTGGTGGAGACCGGTGGAGGTCCGACTGGGATGAGGGACTTCTCTGCTATGGTGTTGATCAGACGTGAGAAGGTGCCGTAGAGTGACGCCGCTGAGAAGAGGGAGCTGGCGACGCCACAGAAAGTGAGGCGGTGTCGCGGGGGGATCTGGGGGGTTGAGGACAGCGTGACCATGACAAAGAGGAGGTTGTGGGCCAGCTCTAAGATGTCCATGTTCAGGCTGACAGCGCTGATCAGCAGCGACGCGACCACAAAGATCCAGTTTCCCAGCATGGCCTCTCTTCCAGCAGACAGCTGGGTTCCACTCCCAACCAAGACAGAAGCTGTGAATTCCTCCCAGGCTCTGATGAGCCAGAACATGGCGTGCAGTCCAAACTTGGTGGTGTGGTAGCAGTCCAGGCGCAGGTGAGAGTAGTAGCTGGAGAGAACCTGAGCCACGGACACGATGGACACCCACACGGCTCCTAAACCCAGGC includes these proteins:
- the mbnl3 gene encoding muscleblind-like protein 3 isoform X1, which encodes MAGSMNMGRDTKWLTLEVCREFQRGTCSRSDADCKFAHPSRSCHVENGRVIACFDSLKGRCTRDNCKYLHPPPHLKTQLEINGRNNLIQQKAAAAMLAQQMQFMLPGAQLQPITTFPVSPSLATGSSMAFSPYLSHIGPGMGLMPELLPSTPLLVPGSPTSLASIGNGTATQKHVRSDKLEVCREFQRGNCSRGESDCRYAHPLEAGMVDCSENSVIVCMDYIKGRCSRDKCKYFHPPAHLQARIKASQHQANQNSAPAALVSPETAHPFHITPDAQHAWALTAVLLFVIPSLCSKSLPPGAVQQLPKRQLLEKSNGAPATIFNPNMFHYQQALASMQLQQPAFIPTVPMMHGATTSTVSSASTSITNVPYESTASDQTRQNS
- the mbnl3 gene encoding muscleblind-like protein 3 isoform X4 gives rise to the protein MAGSMNMGRDTKWLTLEVCREFQRGTCSRSDADCKFAHPSRSCHVENGRVIACFDSLKGRCTRDNCKYLHPPPHLKTQLEINGRNNLIQQKAAAAMLAQQMQFMLPGAQLQPITTFPVSPSLATGSSMAFSPYLSHIGPGMGLMPELLPSTPLLVPGSPTSLASIGNGTATQKHVRSDKLEVCREFQRGNCSRGESDCRYAHPLEAGMVDCSENSVIVCMDYIKGRCSRDKCKYFHPPAHLQARIKASQHQANQNSAPAALSLPPGAVQQLPKRQLLEKSNGAPATIFNPNMFHYQQALASMQLQQPAFIPTVPMMHGATTSTVSSASTSITNVPYESTASDQTRQNS
- the mbnl3 gene encoding muscleblind-like protein 3 isoform X3; amino-acid sequence: MAGSMNMGRDTKWLTLEVCREFQRGTCSRSDADCKFAHPSRSCHVENGRVIACFDSLKGRCTRDNCKYLHPPPHLKTQLEINGRNNLIQQKAAAAMLAQQMQFMLPGAQLQPITTFPVSPSLATGSSMAFSPYLSHIGPGMGLMPELLPSTPLLVPGSPTSLASIGNGTATQKHVRSDKLEVCREFQRGNCSRGESDCRYAHPLEAGMVDCSENSVIVCMDYIKGRCSRDKCKYFHPPAHLQARIKASQHQANQNSAPAALSLPPGAVQQLPKRQLLEKSNGAPATIFNPNMFHYQQALASMQLQQPAFIPTVDPSELLTPDPVELQCVPMETHYCPVPKLLMAAPVAVNPLSLSRNAT
- the mbnl3 gene encoding muscleblind-like protein 3 isoform X2; translation: MAGSMNMGRDTKWLTLEVCREFQRGTCSRSDADCKFAHPSRSCHVENGRVIACFDSLKGRCTRDNCKYLHPPPHLKTQLEINGRNNLIQQKAAAAMLAQQMQFMLPGAQLQPITTFPVSPSLATGSSMAFSPYLSHIGPGMGLMPELLPSTPLLVPGSPTSLASIGNGTATQKHVRSDKLEVCREFQRGNCSRGESDCRYAHPLEAGMVDCSENSVIVCMDYIKGRCSRDKCKYFHPPAHLQARIKASQHQANQNSAPAALVSPETAHPFHITPDAQHAWALTAVLLFVIPSLCSKSLPPGAVQQLPKRQLLEKSNGAPATIFNPNMFHYQQALASMQLQQPAFIPTVPMMHGATTSTVSSASTSITNVPYESTASDQ